The nucleotide sequence TGCAACTGAACATTTCTGTAATGCAAATTATTGAACATGTCATTATGCACAAACTAATCTTGAGTTGATTCTATATTAGCATTGTGTAAGATATAATCTACagcaaaaagaaaagttaaggaTATTAATGCCAGAAGCAATGCATCACATTGCAAACTGCTTGGCTTTGTAATGTCTATATGTATTGCGGCCTGCGGATGACCTTAATTATATCTATGATTGTCAAAATGCATGACTATGTATGGTGACTCATGACAAATTTAACCTGAATACTGAGCACAGTAATATCCACTTATTTTGTCTACTCTCCCTTTGCCTTTGTTGAGGTCATTTATGAACATGCCCAGATAATGTGGCCTGTGAGTTAGTCTTGATATTGTTTATTTTAGTGAGAACCTCATGGCTTTCCCCTTTTGTTGAGAAATACCTCGAAGGGTGGAGATATCTTTGAACTTATAAGGCCTTGAGAGTTGAGATATGCCACTCCTTGCTGAAGTGGGACTAAAGGCCCCTTAACAAATCCATGATAATTCCATAATGTATTTGCAACTTAAAGTCCGGCAAACTCCTATAGAATTAGACAGCTACCAACCATCTTTCCGAACTTGGATGTGGTGAATTTGCTAActcatatcaaaatatttttacctCCTAATTCAGGCACAAACACCATGCAATGTTAACTAAAGACAATGATGCAAATAGATAGATAAAAGTTAGATTGTCTTGTCCTCCTGAAAAATATGGAAAATCCAaatataaagagagagaaaaaactaATCTTGTCCTAGTAGTGAGATAAGGaagcccaaaaaaaaaaaaaaacggttACCTCTAGTAAGTGTAGAGAGTTCCCCAAGATCATATCTATGTGTACATGGTGTCCAGGGGCGCGCTTGGAGGTTGTCAGATGGGCTCCCTGTATAAGATACAGCCCCATCTGACACAGAATGGTGATGATTTAGGTCACCAGTTTGTCTTCCACTTTTACTATGTAAAGGGAATGAACATCCAGTTAAAGGAATTTCATGGACTCTGTTGGAAAGTTCATCTGACTGAGAACTGCAGTCCCATCTTCTTGATAAATGAGGTGAGTAGCTTGAATTGGTTCGCCATTGAGGATCACTTGGATCCATGGAACACGCTCTTCTAGAGGAATTAGATTTAGGTCCATGTGGCCCACTGGCCACACAACAAAGAGCACCCGTCTTAGATATTTTATATGGTACACAACAAATCTGAGGAAAGCAAAACAGACCAGCAGCTTCTACAAGAGAAACTATTAAAAATCATGAAGGCAAATTGACAGTTATCTATGCCAGACTCGAAGTTCGTTTTGTTGATAAGAAAGCCTGTAACATATTCAAAATCATTAACCCACATGAGATTAGAGGACTATCCAAAAGAAGATATGAATAAAAGTATTTTTACCCTAATATTCTTCCTCAGATCCTATAACAATGTAACTTATTTGATTATTGTACATTTAATCAGCACTAAAAATATTTAGACAAAATTGTTGTTCAATATTCGCAACTCTCTACACAACTTGCATTGCATGCAAAGCTTCATTATCCACACTTTCAAGAAGAACTACCCTCAAATTCCATTCAGGTTTACACCAGTTAATGGTGCAAAATACCAGTTGATAACAGGAGAATTTGATTGTGAATACTATCAATTCTTCTGTTAAATAAAAAGTTGTATCATTGTTAGAGAAACTAGAAGCATGGGCATTACTAGAAAAACTTAGCCAAGGACCTGCTAATCTCTGAAAAGAAAATTAGGGCTCATACGATAAAAAGGAATATTTATATCAACTTGTCAAAGAGAATGCACGGCaacaccaaatcaaatcaaactcacATAAAAAATTGATATCGAAATTGATGAAGCATAGGGATAACTATGCCACACACAGAAGAAAGGATCTCagacaaagattaaagaaagtggAATGTTAGTGATTACCAACTTGTAAACTACCTTTGAAGACTTATTCTCCTAAAGAGATCTTACCAAAATACACCTTTAAAAAGtctaaaatttttcaaacttcaatTCCTTGTTTGCATTACCTCATCATGGACTAGTATCAAATCATGAAGACAATATGCAAAGATTAAAATCACAACATAAAAATCAGCGTGATATAACAAACAATTTGACGAAACACAAACAAGTTTCATTTTGAAACAAATGGGTCCAATTGATTTAACAACCACAGACTACttagataaaataaaattaaaaaataaatcttttatGGCGGTGAAGATGAAGGACATGCGTACCCAATTTGTTACGATCACCTACAACATTGTTCCTCtgcaaggaaaaaaaacattCTATTAAATCAAAAGAGGAAAAGTAAACTTAATAACCAACAGGAGAATGCCAAGTATGGCGGATTGTCGGTGGACCTCATCTTCAACACCAAGGACAATGCCAACATACTACATGGCTGCAGAAATAAACAAAACGACAAAAACAAATCCATTTGCACCGATAATAAGACAAAAATTTCGCCGGATTAATAAGAATCAGTCCATGACTCCGCCATGAAAATAAGGTAAAGAAAACTCCGGTGTCTCACGAGACAACCTAGAGATACAAATCAAGCACGAGGAGCAAAACAAACAAAAGCAAGGCCTTTCGACGAACGAGAGACTGAAGAACCACAAAATAGcttctttttttcccttttttttcctgAAGGCATAGGAAGGGTCAGAATCAAACCGCCGCGATTAGGGAAATGCTTCAGGAGATTCTTAAACCAACAAAATCGGGATATTGAGAGCTAGGGGAACAGAAATCGATTCACCTGAGAGTAAATTAGGGCTCGAAAGGGGTGGTTTGCGTTGGTGAGAGTGGAATAGAGCCAAAAGGACCGAACTTTAATGGAGGAGGGTCGTCGTCTTCTCTGTGGGAGTCAGCGGAAGAGAACAAAAGTAGCagtataaatagataaataaataaataaataaaagagaaaagTTCTTACTTGTACTGGTTGCATTCTACGCGATCGTGCACCTTCGTTGTAATTGCTAGCTGTTGCGGGATCCCATTTAACCTACTCAGCTGATAATGATTGAAAACATACCGGACATTTTAACAAAGGGGCGCCCTAGGTTTTAAGAATTATCAAAGGGCACACAAAACTTCGATATTTATCACGCATTGCCtatccaaaatattttttttaattttaaaaatattttaaaaaatttcctccGCCGGCTCGAGAGgactttttattttataatatttttttaatgagaGAATATTTTGGGGGCAAAATGCGCCTGTGTAGTATTAAAGAATTGTATTTCACTAGATGAACTTGAACTTGGTGTGTGTTCTGAAAATAAACATAAATGATCATAGCTAGCGAGGATTTATGAGGTCTTCACATATTCAAACATATAGTTCATCAGGTGAAACAGGAGCAAAAGTGAAGACAGTAAAATTGTACAAAAGAAATTCACTAATCTCTTTGACAAAAAAATTCACAAGTCGAGTTCTACACTTCTCAGTCATGCAAGTTTGTAACTAACAGTGATAAGAAATGAAAGAATGGTGAAGGAGGTAATCAGTAATCAATTTATTTTTCAATGAGCTCTGCTTCCAACTCCTGATGCCTGATGCCTGATGACCAACACTCCACATGGTAGCCTGCTGATCCTCTTCCAGAGTTACATTTGTAAGCATCTGGGCTTCAGGCTTGCCCATGAAATAAAGAGCAAGACTCGATCAGAGTTTAGAGTTGGAGCTGTACAGAGAGCTGCACATCACCCTGAATTCTATCAGGTAAGGCAGCCCGAATAGCAACAGATGTTAGATGTCGAATTTCCTTGATCCAATACTTCTGATCCTTGAGGGGCCGGTACACTCTTGAGGATTGGAATAGAAATAGTCCTCTTCTTTTGGTCGGCCAGGAAGGACCTTCCTTAATGTTGGTTGGCCCATCCGGTCCTTGTGCAATTCCCTAACAGCAGTCGAGAACTGATCCCAGGATAGTTTCCCGCCCTCAAGAAGATCCAAAAGTTTTACTAGTTCTTTTCTATCCAACGCAATTGTCTCACGAAAACCACTATACCTATAAACAAGGAAGAAGAATTAACAAACCATGAAATGCACAAGAACAACACAGGTATGGACGAGATTGAACATgtatatacaaaaaaaataacaagCATCAGGTATTACAAAAAGTTAAATGAAGATCATTGTTGAATTTTGATAATGAACAAACCTTCTGTGTCCTTCTACCACTTTGGCCATATTTCCATCAAAGGTGGGGACAAAGACACCACTAGCAACTGAAACCATATAGTCCAATGCTGCCATCTGAGTCGAATGGTTTTGGAAGGATCTCAATTCCTCAGCGCTAAGAAGCATTTCCTTGCTCAACTGAATTGAAAGGTTCTGGGTCATTATATCGTAACAATATCTAAGAAACAGTCAAAAGACAAATGTCTTACTATTCTTGGATATGAAGCCCTCAAGGAAGCCATCCTTCTGTCCCCACCAAAGATTTCACCAGAGGCAATGTAAATTAGGGTGTCACTTGCAAAACCTAGGGCTCGTAACACTAGTGTTGTTTCTTCAGGTGTAAGGGGACACAAACCTTCTGATCTTTTCTTTTCTGATATTATTTCTTTCTCTTTCCACCATGGATAGGCATATCTTGAGATCCAAAGATACGTAAAGGACCTTTTATTATTGATAAATCAAAAGGACCACAAAAGGAATGAAAAGCATAGTATAAAGGACACGAATAAGCAAAAGAATGACAAACCTCATCCTTGTGAGAACTTCAGTCTCTTCGGCTGAGCATCCATGTGTGCAACCAGAGAAAGAGAGCATATCCATCTCGTATCGCAGGTGAAGAACAACAAAGAATCCGTTTCTCTGGAGAATTGAGATGAGCTTATTGCCAAGGGCTTCAATTGCAGGTGTAAATCTTAGGGCCTTGTAGTTAACACGGCAACGAAGTTTTTGGAGCCGTAAAGGTAATCCATTATTTGCAAGACGGGCATCTGTTCTATTGAAATGGACTACTTTGTGTTTCCTTATAAGAGGTAAGATCTGTGATTAACATTTCTTAAAAGATCACTCGTCtagaatagaaaaaaataaaagcaaataaATTAAAGGACTTTCTTAGCTAACCTCCTTCAAGTAGTATTTCAAACCAGACCAGCTAACAGGAGGCATTGAGAATACTTCAGTGTGAATATTTGTGCTAAATTTTTTAGGAAGCGCTCTTACAATTTTCACTTCATCTCTCAAAGAATTAATAAAGTGATCTACATCGAATATATCCCCAAAATCACTGCAAAGACAAAAAAAACATTAGCCAAAATGTAGGTCCAGATTAAAAGAAAGTAGGCCACATTTATGAAAGCTAACAATAAAATATATACCTACGATCAGCCCAGAAAGATGTTTTATCAAGTTCAGGAACCACAAGCGTTAGATTGAGAAAACGGGCTATACTAACCATATCACATATCTGCAAAAATCCCAATAACAATCATAACATATCTCAAGCAACTTAAATCCACCAGCATGATCTGGCTAAAGAAAAACAAATTTGGAAATGCATGAATGATTCAGGAAGTAGAAAACAAAAGGAAAGGATTTATGGACCGCAGCACGCATCTGATTCAGGCCTCCATTGCATGACACCCTAAGATAACCATTACTTCTGTAAAGTCCTGAAAAATGAAAACACATCACGATTTGtgccaaaaaaatgcatgtttatAAACAGTAATAAGATCATTATCATCAAATCCACTCACGTACAGGCTACAATCGCAATGCACCAACGCATTTAAAGATATGAAGAGCAAGTCAATGGCATAAATGAAGATAGGAAATGAAGGTGTTAATGTGGAAAGGCTCGGTCACAGTCAACTTTAAGCTACATGCAGACTCTTAATTTTTCATGTGGTAAGACATGTCCTCAGTTTCATCAAAACTCATGGGTAGACTGATAAGCATTTAAGTTTACAACAAGAGCATATTAGAACACATCAAAGTTGTTCTTAAATTCAGATTGTGAATAAGCTTGTGTTCCAAGTTGTAAACTCATGAACTTGATCTGATTTTACAAGTAGGCTTTGGTCCTATTGGCTCATTCATGGAGCATGCGATCCAACATAAGTTCTGTTTTGTCTAAGCATTGTTGCTCAATTCTGGCTGTTCCATATGCTCACAATCCTAATCTTGCATCAACTTCTCTTCTTCTCACATTTCAACATCTTCTTCAGCCAACTATACATTCATCTTCTATTTTGACTTTTCTCATTATCTCACACATTCATCATAACATTGCCATCTCTGCTACACAAGACAATGTTGCTTTCTTGTTAGAAACACATCCAAGAAATCACTTTCAATTATTCCTTTGTTCTTTTCTTACTATTGAAATCGCTTTTCACATACACAGTTTTCActcaattatattttaaaatctttgatTTCTAAGTTTCTCTTGAGAATTGAACCTTTGAGTTTAATCTTGAACTATAGAGAGAAATGGAAGAAACCTATGTTTTGCTGATAAAAATGAAAATTTGTATCCATATTATTTAATCTGttctttaatatttattaatttgtttCGGTAAGTCTATAAGTCAAAACGTATCGAAGAAAATGGTTCTGAACACCCACCAGAACTCACTCAGTCTCAACCTCTATTCGAATTTGCTTCTCCAATTTTGTGAAACAAGAAACAGCTTTCTCAGCATCAAATTCAGACTCTGTAAACTTTTTGCTGTAACTCAAGTTCTTTATCTCAATCTTCGCAGGTACATGTGTGCTTTATGTTAATGATATATTGAACTTACACCAAATACTTTATTCCCATTATATCTTATGCAATCAGATGCTAAAAATCCCATCTCCAATCACGAGAATCCACTATAATTATAAGTAAATTTTCAGAATTAAAGATTGAGGAAAAACACGATAAGTGTTGATATCTCCTAAACAAGAAAGTAGAGAAGGCACACTTCGCATAAAATATCCAATTCCGATCATCGACATTTAAGTAAACCAAAATATCAAGCAAACTAGCGCAGACCACAAAGTCACAAACATACATGAAAGAATTTACCATCGCAAGAAAAAGGGATCAAGAAAGAAGGCACGCTTCGcataaaaatgaaattaaaaagtaAATGAGGA is from Zingiber officinale cultivar Zhangliang chromosome 7B, Zo_v1.1, whole genome shotgun sequence and encodes:
- the LOC122005216 gene encoding rhamnogalacturonan I rhamnosyltransferase 4-like, yielding MADEARARKVLPPGSMAYGGSWWWRTATRTWILRLGSSILIWTVLMQLASVWHPRLPKSSSAACFDGRGAAASGGGGSGLNASTNLSVLGGEEHALSGTRSAPRVLLPRRLYRSNGYLRVSCNGGLNQMRAAICDMVSIARFLNLTLVVPELDKTSFWADRSDFGDIFDVDHFINSLRDEVKIVRALPKKFSTNIHTEVFSMPPVSWSGLKYYLKEILPLIRKHKVVHFNRTDARLANNGLPLRLQKLRCRVNYKALRFTPAIEALGNKLISILQRNGFFVVLHLRYEMDMLSFSGCTHGCSAEETEVLTRMRYAYPWWKEKEIISEKKRSEGLCPLTPEETTLVLRALGFASDTLIYIASGEIFGGDRRMASLRASYPRILSKEMLLSAEELRSFQNHSTQMAALDYMVSVASGVFVPTFDGNMAKVVEGHRRYSGFRETIALDRKELVKLLDLLEGGKLSWDQFSTAVRELHKDRMGQPTLRKVLPGRPKEEDYFYSNPQECTGPSRIRSIGSRKFDI